In Rutidosis leptorrhynchoides isolate AG116_Rl617_1_P2 chromosome 2, CSIRO_AGI_Rlap_v1, whole genome shotgun sequence, one genomic interval encodes:
- the LOC139892847 gene encoding GCN5-related N-acetyltransferase 10, chloroplastic yields MATLYSLNSFTISMKLCAQLPFSFNQNPPQSFNLFLSIKHPRSLFIQKVNKSQQFCKCSSVSSSSQQVEDLVADVGGGGGGGGDEGWDGKYNDDKGQFGNLVKEYGWQVRRMDEKDDEMRSVANIQAEAFYEPVILFNDVFFQFFQAEVLSGLLYRLKNSPPDRYACLVAESIASDNEENRQMVGVVDLMVFRDQSVLVHLSGADEYLYVSGIAVLRNFRRKKVASALLKACEMVAIIWGYKYLVLRAYEDDFGARNLYMRAGYKIVSGDPVWTTSWIGRRRRILMIKECNTT; encoded by the exons ATGGCTACTTTATACAGTTTAAACTCCTTCaccatatcaatgaagttatgcgCTCAGCTTCCATTTAGTTTCAATCAAAACCCACCTCAAAGTTTCAATCTTTTTCTATCCATAAAACATCCCAGATCTTTGTTTATtcaaaaggtcaacaaaagtcaacaatttTGTAAATGCTCATCAGTCTCATCATCTAGTCAACAAGTGGAAGACTTGGTGGCAGATGTTGGTGggggtggaggtggtggtggtgatgaGGGGTGGGATGGTAAATATAATGATGACAAAGGGCAGTTTGGTAATTTAGTAAAAGAATATGGTTGGCAAGTAAGGAGGAtggatgaaaaagatgatgaaatgagAAGTGTGGCTAATATTCAAGCAGAGGCTTTTTATGAGCCAGTCATTTTATTCAATGATGTATTCTTTCAGTTTTTTCAG GCCGAGGTGCTTTCGGGACTCCTTTACAGGCTAAAAAATTCACCACCTGATAG ATATGCATGTTTGGTTGCTGAGTCAATCGCAAGTGATAATGAAGAAAACCGACAGATGGTAGGAGTCGTTGATCTTATGGTTTTCAGAGACCAATCTGTTCTTGTGCACCTATCGGGGGCAGATGAATATCTTTATGTTTCTGGCATCGCGGTCTTACGTAATTTCAG AAGGAAGAAAGTTGCAAGTGCCTTGCTCAAGGCATGCGAAATGGTGGCTATTATTTGGGGTTACAAGTATTTGGTGTTGAGAGCTTATGAAGACGATTTTGGTGCACGAAACCTGTACATGCGCGCAGGTTATAAGATCGTGTCGGGAGATCCTGTATGGACCACGAGTTGGATAGGAAGGAGACGTCGAATTCTTATGATCAAAGAATGTAACACAACATGA
- the LOC139892846 gene encoding small ribosomal subunit protein eS25-like, whose protein sequence is MAPKKEKAPPPSSKPAKSGGGKQKKKKWSKGKQKEKVNNMVLFDKATYDKLLTEAPKFKLITPSILSDRLRINGSLARKAIKDLMARGAIRMVSAHASQQIYTRATNT, encoded by the exons ATG GCGCCGAAGAAGGAAAAGGCTCCCCCGCCGTCATCTAAGCCGGCGAAGTCCGGTGGTGGAAAGCAGAAAAAGAAG AAGTGGAGCAAGGGAAAGCAAAAGGAGAAGGTGAATAACATGGTGTTATTCGATAAGGCAACCTATGACAAGCTTCTTACTGAAGCTCCAAAATTTAAGCTCATCACTCCTTCAATCTTGTCTGACAGATTAAGG ATTAATGGATCATTGGCACGTAAGGCAATCAAGGATTTGATGGCAAGAGGTGCAATCAGGATGGTATCTGCTCATGCTAGTCAGCAGATCTACACAAGGGCTACAAATACTTGA